The Scheffersomyces stipitis CBS 6054 chromosome 5, complete sequence genome contains the following window.
AACAATACTACAGCCAAAATCCCTATACACCAATCGCTTCCTCTTTCTCTGTTTTTCTCAATAAACAAATTGACTCTGTTGAGTCCTCGCCTCAACTTGTTATCTACATTGTCTAGGTCGTTGTCTAACTCGTCCAACATAAAACCCTGCTCTTCCAACTCCGAGCCCATTAGCTGTGCTTGCATGTTGAGGTTTTTCATTGTTTCATGAATGCTGTCTAATTGaacatcttgttcttgaatcAACTCCTGCTGCTGGAACTGGTTGAATTGGTCATTAAAGGGATTCTCGGGATTCGAACTACTTTCATCATCTTGGCTGATTCTATTTGACATGGTCGTAACTTCTCGTTGCTTTCTCGATCCAGCTGGAGGCGTACTGGATCCATTCCGGGATATTATCGAATCCCATTGGGACTTAATGTCTGCTATATTGTTCTGTAGATCACCGAGAACAGCCTTTCTAGCCGCTATATCGGCGCTACTCAATTGGTACTTTTCCGGCAGACTCTCACTAATAGCAATGGCCTGTTTCAAGTCGTCGTAGATCTCCTGAAGCTCTTGGTagttattgttgaaatcgaGAATAGTGTCTGGAGGCGGTGGACCACCGACAGCCGCCGACAGGCGCAACAAGCTCTCAAGTGACGCGACTGTGTTCCAAGCGTCTTCTTTTACTTCGTTGAACGGGTCCATGCTGATATAAATGTGTAGTTGACCTTGGCTCGCCTTGCCTTCGGAAGGAGTTATGGCGTAGACTAGAAGAGAATCACAGAAATCCATAGCAACTTGAGAAAGTCACGCGTGAGACGATCACGTGACGTGAATTCTTCTCCCAGTGATATCTATATGGGGTTtagaaattgttgatctAGAGGATTGAAGGATGTTTTAAGTCGCCTGTCTAATCATACATACTTGGAATCGTATATACTGAATTGTCTGTCTCATACGAAAATGCTTTCGTATTAAATTGTAAACTCTTCCGCATAGTTTTGATAAATGGAAATTGTACAGGATAAGTGTACGAATAAATAGCAATAGCAATCTCCATTTTTTTCAGATTATTCACTACAATTCTGAAGTAAACAAAACAATATGGGTGACGAGACCCCGGTAACAGCAATAGCTGCCGAGGTGGAACAGACAAACACATTAGGCTCGGTTGCTATTGCCAATGGAGATAGCACAGATAAATTATCCATTCAAGCTCTAACTAGTACCACTGAACCAGAAGTTAAGTCAGAAACAGAACCCGAagcaatttcaaattccaCAATACCAGCCATAGCTTCAATAGCAACAGCT
Protein-coding sequences here:
- a CDS encoding member of the syntaxin family of t-snares codes for the protein MDPFNEVKEDAWNTVASLESLLRSSAAVGGPPPPDTILDFNNNYQELQEIYDDLKQAIAISESSPEKYQLSSADIAARKAVLGDLQNNIADIKSQWDSIISRNGSSTPPAGSRKQREVTTMSNRISQDDESSSNPENPFNDQFNQFQQQELIQEQDVQLDSIHETMKNLNMQAQLMGSELEEQGFMLDELDNDLDNVDNKLRRGLNRVNLFIEKNRERGSDWCIGILAVVLFILLILVIAI